The following coding sequences lie in one uncultured Mailhella sp. genomic window:
- a CDS encoding 4Fe-4S dicluster domain-containing protein, which yields MKQFFRMIRDPRFRLVYNEQRPFGEGPAPRRIRLNREGFTMVAGVKKKTFVYPGMLLAEHPSLEKGDLHAPIYGVITEINARSVFVDAVNPADMEPGTFPDLPEPVDLLREGKEGEELVLTIKKMGVNTRSLGCRAKTLIVNALNPEPGVCWAEPMLAQHADEIRTGLELQRRLRRAEEIIMAVPTGCSSPISGVKTVEVDPTYPNSVNELLIKEVTGEEAPPDVAAVGLHNVWSLGRVGTTGLPLMETVITIGTATEWANYIVKNGSLVGELLEFSHITLKSGDTILRGGPLRGESLDRLDRSITKGAYGFFVVNAGEVPPIEGDSACINCGACIQICPTRIDPRMLSRYAEFGKYNMSRKENFRLCVDCGLCGYVCIARRPVLQYIRLAVKRLAEEERLASLTPVEPVSKG from the coding sequence ATGAAACAGTTTTTTAGGATGATAAGGGATCCTCGATTCCGCCTTGTCTACAACGAACAGAGACCGTTCGGCGAAGGCCCCGCCCCCAGGAGGATTCGCCTCAACCGCGAAGGCTTCACCATGGTTGCGGGCGTCAAGAAGAAGACGTTCGTGTACCCCGGCATGCTGCTGGCCGAACATCCCTCGCTGGAAAAAGGCGATCTGCACGCCCCCATCTACGGCGTGATTACGGAAATCAACGCCCGCAGCGTCTTTGTGGACGCCGTGAATCCCGCAGACATGGAACCCGGCACGTTTCCCGATCTGCCTGAACCCGTCGATCTTCTCCGCGAGGGCAAGGAAGGCGAGGAGCTCGTGCTGACCATCAAAAAGATGGGCGTCAACACGCGCTCTCTGGGCTGCCGGGCCAAAACCCTTATCGTGAACGCGCTCAATCCCGAGCCGGGCGTCTGCTGGGCGGAACCCATGCTCGCCCAGCATGCCGACGAAATCCGCACCGGCCTTGAACTGCAGCGCCGCCTGCGCCGCGCCGAGGAAATCATCATGGCCGTTCCCACGGGATGTTCCTCGCCCATTTCCGGCGTGAAAACCGTGGAGGTGGATCCCACCTATCCCAACAGCGTAAACGAGCTGCTCATCAAGGAAGTCACCGGCGAGGAAGCCCCGCCGGACGTGGCCGCCGTGGGCCTGCACAACGTGTGGAGCCTCGGCCGCGTGGGAACCACCGGTCTGCCGCTCATGGAAACCGTCATCACCATCGGCACGGCCACGGAATGGGCCAACTACATCGTGAAGAACGGCAGTCTGGTGGGCGAGCTTCTGGAGTTTTCGCACATCACGCTGAAAAGCGGAGACACCATTCTCCGCGGCGGTCCGCTTCGCGGCGAAAGTCTGGACAGGCTTGATCGAAGCATCACCAAGGGCGCGTACGGCTTCTTCGTGGTGAACGCCGGGGAAGTGCCGCCCATCGAGGGCGACAGCGCCTGCATCAACTGCGGCGCGTGCATCCAGATATGCCCCACCCGCATCGATCCGCGCATGCTCAGCCGCTACGCGGAATTCGGCAAATACAACATGTCCCGGAAGGAAAACTTCCGGCTCTGCGTCGACTGCGGGCTCTGCGGCTACGTGTGCATCGCGCGTCGGCCCGTGCTTCAGTACATACGCCTTGCCGTCAAAAGGCTCGCGGAAGAGGAACGCCTTGCAAGCCTCACTCCCGTCGAGCCGGTCAGCAAGGGCTAG
- a CDS encoding cytochrome c3 family protein, which yields MPEKSDPLPNRILMDNSAGRVVFNHGAHAEKLGIDCLTCHHDAPTPEQAGVSCKSCHGLEFDASFKGHSYTMDPSTCATCHHMTLSHKKWGHSRHTKEFKLECTSCHHGPQIESRPQNCANCHDRKTDMGPILSLKNAVHTRCASCHEDAFKKDDMSSCATCHTATASRDLQMQGRLPKSALVPCSTCHETEPSRLVPGVMSAYHGLCISCHEKQGGPVDNCAQCHTK from the coding sequence ATGCCGGAGAAATCCGACCCTCTTCCCAACAGAATCCTCATGGACAACTCGGCCGGCCGCGTGGTCTTCAACCACGGCGCCCACGCCGAAAAACTCGGCATCGACTGTCTGACCTGCCATCACGACGCGCCGACGCCGGAACAGGCCGGAGTGAGCTGCAAGAGCTGCCACGGCCTGGAATTCGACGCATCCTTTAAAGGACACTCCTACACCATGGATCCTTCCACCTGCGCGACCTGTCATCATATGACGCTCTCGCACAAGAAGTGGGGACATTCCAGGCATACGAAGGAATTCAAGCTCGAATGCACGTCGTGCCATCACGGCCCGCAGATAGAATCCCGGCCTCAGAACTGCGCGAACTGCCATGACCGCAAGACCGACATGGGGCCGATTCTCTCCCTGAAGAACGCCGTGCATACGCGCTGCGCAAGCTGCCATGAGGACGCATTCAAGAAGGACGACATGTCCTCATGCGCGACCTGCCACACCGCCACGGCGTCACGCGACCTGCAGATGCAGGGCAGACTCCCCAAGAGCGCGCTTGTTCCCTGCTCCACCTGCCACGAGACCGAACCCTCCCGACTGGTTCCCGGAGTCATGTCGGCCTACCACGGTCTGTGCATCTCCTGCCACGAAAAGCAGGGAGGCCCCGTGGACAACTGTGCGCAATGCCATACGAAATAG
- the yfcE gene encoding phosphodiesterase has product MKKLIIASDIHGSARWCGRLLEYFEKENADRLLILGDILYHGPRNDLPEEYAPKKVMAMLNPLREKLLCVRGNCDGEVDQMVLDFPIMAEYAVLTLGNAEAYATHGHHYNEKTPPPFPSGSILLYGHTHVPVCNRHEGFVAMNPGSVSIPKEGSAHSCMLWENGVFRWLNLEDGSVYRECSF; this is encoded by the coding sequence ATGAAAAAACTCATTATTGCTTCCGATATTCACGGTTCGGCCCGCTGGTGCGGCCGACTGCTGGAATACTTTGAAAAGGAGAACGCCGACAGACTGCTCATTCTCGGCGATATTCTCTATCACGGTCCGCGCAACGACCTGCCGGAGGAATACGCGCCGAAAAAGGTCATGGCCATGCTCAATCCTTTGCGCGAGAAGCTGCTGTGCGTGCGCGGCAACTGCGACGGCGAAGTGGATCAGATGGTGCTGGACTTTCCCATCATGGCGGAATACGCCGTTCTCACGCTCGGCAATGCCGAGGCGTATGCGACGCACGGCCATCACTACAACGAAAAGACGCCGCCTCCGTTCCCTTCCGGCAGCATCCTGCTGTACGGTCACACGCATGTGCCCGTGTGCAACAGGCACGAGGGCTTTGTGGCCATGAACCCCGGCTCCGTTTCCATTCCCAAGGAAGGCAGCGCCCACAGCTGCATGCTGTGGGAGAACGGCGTGTTCCGCTGGCTGAATCTTGAGGACGGCTCCGTGTATCGGGAGTGCTCCTTCTGA
- a CDS encoding lipoate--protein ligase, with translation MYALRIASTDPAFNLALEETLFNSLGPENPGIFLIWRNAPSVIIGCHQNTAEEVNAAYCREHGIAVVRRPTGGGAVYHDLGNVNFSFLVWVEKNRLAGFEAFMRPMVAALRDLGVNAEYTSRNDITVNGRKVSGTAQRRSGQRMLHHGCLLVDVDTSELSNALAVDVEKFRSKGVASHRARVANLREFLPAGLSGAQCMDMVIEAMTRRCADEERTLDPALREQAEALANARYRRWEWNWGQSPRFTEKRRHRFGWGRLECLLDVRNGVISGCRLFGDFFALRDIRELETILTGKRADAPSLRRALADVPVESWFSGARREELLDMLCGDPVRDDKAQHASSGSESEPS, from the coding sequence ATGTACGCCCTGCGCATAGCAAGCACCGATCCCGCCTTCAATCTGGCTCTGGAAGAAACCCTCTTCAACTCGCTCGGCCCGGAGAATCCGGGCATCTTTCTCATCTGGCGCAACGCGCCGTCGGTCATCATCGGCTGCCATCAGAACACCGCCGAAGAAGTGAACGCCGCCTACTGCCGCGAGCACGGCATCGCCGTCGTGCGCCGCCCCACCGGCGGAGGCGCCGTGTATCACGATCTCGGCAACGTGAATTTTTCCTTTCTTGTGTGGGTGGAGAAAAACCGTCTTGCCGGATTCGAGGCCTTCATGCGTCCCATGGTGGCCGCGCTGCGCGACCTCGGCGTGAACGCCGAATACACCAGCCGCAACGACATCACGGTGAACGGGCGCAAGGTGTCGGGCACGGCTCAGCGCCGCTCCGGGCAGCGCATGCTGCACCACGGCTGCCTGCTCGTGGATGTGGACACCTCCGAGCTCAGCAATGCGCTGGCCGTGGACGTGGAAAAATTCCGCTCCAAGGGCGTGGCCTCGCATCGGGCGCGGGTGGCGAACCTTCGCGAATTTCTGCCCGCGGGACTGAGCGGCGCGCAGTGCATGGACATGGTGATCGAAGCCATGACGCGCCGCTGTGCGGACGAAGAGCGCACGCTGGATCCCGCCCTCAGGGAGCAGGCCGAGGCGCTCGCAAACGCCCGCTACCGCCGCTGGGAGTGGAACTGGGGGCAGTCGCCGCGCTTTACGGAAAAACGCCGTCACCGCTTCGGCTGGGGCAGGCTCGAATGCCTGCTCGACGTGCGAAACGGCGTCATTTCTGGCTGCCGCCTGTTCGGCGACTTCTTCGCCCTGCGCGACATCCGCGAGCTGGAAACCATACTGACGGGCAAACGCGCCGACGCGCCTTCCCTGCGCAGAGCGCTGGCCGACGTGCCGGTGGAAAGCTGGTTTTCCGGCGCGCGTCGTGAGGAACTTCTCGACATGCTCTGCGGCGATCCCGTCCGGGACGATAAGGCTCAACACGCCTCGTCCGGCAGCGAGTCCGAACCGTCCTAG
- the ligA gene encoding NAD-dependent DNA ligase LigA encodes MDQLSLFDAPVRDEHARAEARAAKLRREIDRHNRLYHQLDAPEITDEAYDALYRELVELEERFPDLRTLDSPTRRVGGAVLPYLETRPHRERMYGLDNVFSLEEWEGFVQKASRALPEAGPDVMSAWWADPKLDGLACELAYENGVMVQALTRGDGEVGEVVTEAMRTVRNLPLRLRGNGPFPRRIEIRGEVLMFRREFEELNKRQTELGQKRFANPRNAAAGSLRQLDTNVTASRKLRFLAYSLGEVDAPGMTLWTTHSALMASLKDWGFDTPPEGRLCRNADEALAYYRHLESVRDDLPFEIDGVVYKLDKREAQAALGFTARAPRFAVAWKFTSRKAETRLKKIAVQVGRTGVLTPVAELEPVSLGGVMVSRATLHNEDEIRRLDLRENDIVVIQRAGDVIPDVIGPVLEKRPEGLVPFEFPHVCPVCGSPARRLEGEAAWRCLNMACPAVIMRSIVHFVSKAGLDVDGVGAKWVEALIESGRVKSPADLFTVTKEELMSYERMGEVSAGNFVAALEQAKSSATLTRFIAALGIRQVGEQTARTLAEHFHDMDELEKAGVEELMSLPDIGPEVAGSIRAFFETDSNRELLERFRAMGLWPKGGSREEGTGALAGRKVLFTGTLSRPRDDYRRMAEAAGANVASGVSKTLDYLIVGANPGSKLDKARTLGITVLDEDGFLALLQGEISR; translated from the coding sequence ATGGATCAGCTTTCATTATTCGACGCTCCCGTCAGGGACGAACATGCCCGAGCCGAGGCCCGGGCGGCGAAGCTCCGCCGGGAGATAGACCGCCACAATCGCCTGTATCATCAGCTGGACGCGCCTGAGATCACCGACGAGGCTTACGATGCGCTGTATCGCGAACTGGTGGAGCTGGAAGAACGCTTTCCCGATCTGCGCACGCTGGATTCTCCCACGCGTCGCGTGGGCGGGGCCGTGCTCCCGTATCTGGAAACGCGTCCGCACCGCGAAAGGATGTACGGTCTGGACAACGTGTTTTCCCTTGAAGAGTGGGAGGGCTTCGTGCAGAAGGCCTCACGCGCGCTGCCCGAAGCCGGGCCCGACGTCATGTCGGCGTGGTGGGCGGATCCGAAGCTGGACGGCCTTGCCTGTGAACTGGCCTACGAGAACGGCGTGATGGTGCAGGCGCTCACCCGCGGCGACGGCGAAGTGGGGGAAGTGGTGACCGAAGCCATGCGCACGGTGCGCAATCTGCCGCTTCGTCTGCGGGGCAACGGACCTTTTCCGCGCCGCATCGAGATTCGCGGGGAAGTGCTCATGTTTCGTCGGGAATTTGAGGAGCTGAACAAAAGGCAGACCGAACTCGGACAGAAGCGTTTTGCCAATCCGCGCAACGCCGCGGCGGGATCGCTGCGTCAGCTCGACACCAACGTGACGGCGAGCCGCAAGCTGCGTTTTCTGGCGTACAGTCTCGGCGAGGTGGACGCGCCGGGCATGACCTTGTGGACGACGCACTCGGCGCTCATGGCCTCGCTGAAGGACTGGGGCTTCGACACGCCGCCTGAGGGGCGTCTTTGCCGGAATGCGGACGAGGCGCTTGCGTATTACAGACATCTGGAAAGCGTGCGCGACGATCTGCCCTTTGAGATAGACGGCGTGGTGTACAAGCTGGACAAACGGGAGGCGCAGGCCGCGCTGGGCTTTACGGCGCGCGCGCCCCGCTTTGCCGTGGCCTGGAAGTTCACCTCCCGCAAGGCGGAAACGCGTTTGAAGAAGATAGCCGTTCAGGTGGGACGCACGGGCGTGCTCACGCCTGTGGCGGAACTCGAGCCCGTGAGCCTCGGCGGCGTGATGGTGAGCCGCGCCACGCTGCACAACGAGGATGAAATCCGCCGTCTTGATCTGCGCGAGAACGATATCGTCGTCATCCAGCGCGCCGGGGACGTGATTCCCGACGTGATCGGGCCCGTGCTGGAAAAAAGACCGGAAGGCCTGGTTCCCTTTGAATTTCCGCATGTGTGTCCCGTGTGCGGCTCTCCGGCCCGGAGACTGGAAGGCGAGGCGGCGTGGCGATGCCTGAACATGGCCTGTCCGGCGGTCATCATGCGCAGCATCGTGCATTTCGTGTCCAAGGCCGGGCTGGACGTGGACGGCGTGGGAGCGAAATGGGTGGAGGCTCTCATTGAATCCGGGCGGGTCAAGAGTCCGGCGGACCTGTTCACTGTGACCAAAGAGGAGCTCATGAGCTATGAACGCATGGGCGAGGTGTCTGCGGGCAATTTCGTGGCCGCGCTGGAGCAGGCGAAGAGTTCCGCAACGCTGACGCGCTTCATTGCCGCGCTGGGCATTCGTCAGGTGGGCGAGCAGACCGCGCGCACGCTGGCCGAGCATTTTCACGACATGGACGAGCTGGAAAAGGCCGGAGTAGAGGAGCTCATGAGCCTGCCGGACATAGGTCCCGAGGTGGCGGGCAGCATCCGGGCCTTTTTTGAAACGGATTCCAACCGCGAACTTCTGGAGCGCTTCCGCGCCATGGGGCTCTGGCCGAAGGGCGGCAGCAGGGAAGAGGGCACGGGAGCGCTTGCCGGACGCAAGGTGCTCTTTACGGGCACGCTTTCCCGCCCGCGCGACGACTACCGCAGAATGGCCGAAGCCGCCGGAGCCAACGTGGCGTCCGGGGTGTCGAAGACGCTGGATTATCTGATCGTGGGCGCTAACCCCGGCTCGAAGCTTGACAAGGCCAGAACTCTGGGTATCACCGTTTTGGATGAAGACGGATTTCTTGCTCTGCTTCAGGGAGAAATCAGTCGGTAA
- a CDS encoding molybdopterin-binding protein: MKTSSRNAYPGKITAVIPGSLSDEVEVTLETGEKIYGQISHASFQNLSLAEGKEAVALVKATEIMLVADDNEYEFSCRNQFTGKVVKLVRGFVNGEVLIQTPSGMEINATVTLEGVNRLRLERGCTVVAMFKSPNVLIAVKK; the protein is encoded by the coding sequence ATGAAGACCAGCTCTCGCAATGCCTATCCCGGAAAAATCACTGCTGTTATCCCCGGAAGCCTCAGCGATGAGGTCGAAGTGACCCTGGAAACCGGAGAAAAGATTTACGGCCAGATTTCCCACGCCAGCTTCCAGAATCTTTCCCTGGCCGAAGGCAAGGAAGCCGTGGCCCTTGTCAAGGCTACGGAAATCATGCTTGTGGCTGACGACAACGAATACGAATTTTCCTGCCGCAACCAGTTCACCGGCAAGGTGGTCAAGCTGGTGCGCGGCTTCGTCAACGGCGAAGTGCTCATTCAGACCCCCAGCGGCATGGAAATCAACGCCACCGTCACGCTGGAAGGCGTGAACCGTCTGCGTCTGGAACGCGGCTGCACCGTGGTCGCCATGTTCAAGTCTCCCAACGTTCTGATTGCCGTCAAGAAGTAA
- a CDS encoding DUF368 domain-containing protein: protein MREKLRYLLCGLAMGAADVVPGVSGGTIAFITGIYDKLLNGIKAFNITFFRLFFTGRFKEACAGIPWGFLLPLVIGIGTSIFSLARLTLYLLHAWPEALWAFFFGLIISSIVLMTRGQRMPAGNVLLLVAGAVAAWFVTGAEAMTASHALPNIFVAGFIALCAMILPGISGSFMLVVMGQYAFILSAVVHLNLPVLLTFIAGGLCGLMSFSRVLAACFRRYPSQTNAVLIGFMAGSLRTVWPWHNGTLPALPPAMDGMVLLAFFTCACGVALPLLVQYIATKKTF from the coding sequence ATGAGGGAAAAGCTGCGCTACCTTCTCTGCGGACTGGCCATGGGCGCCGCCGACGTGGTGCCCGGCGTGTCCGGCGGCACCATCGCCTTCATCACCGGCATCTACGACAAGCTGCTGAACGGCATCAAGGCCTTCAACATCACGTTCTTCCGGCTCTTCTTCACCGGACGCTTCAAGGAAGCCTGCGCGGGCATTCCCTGGGGCTTTCTGCTGCCGCTGGTGATCGGCATCGGCACGTCCATCTTCAGTCTTGCGCGCCTGACCCTCTATCTGCTCCACGCCTGGCCCGAAGCGCTGTGGGCCTTCTTTTTCGGGCTCATCATCTCGTCCATCGTGCTCATGACCCGAGGTCAGCGCATGCCCGCAGGCAACGTGCTGCTGCTCGTCGCGGGAGCCGTGGCGGCCTGGTTCGTCACCGGAGCCGAAGCCATGACGGCCTCCCACGCCCTGCCGAACATCTTCGTTGCCGGATTCATCGCCCTGTGCGCCATGATTCTGCCCGGCATATCCGGCTCGTTCATGCTGGTCGTCATGGGACAGTACGCCTTCATCCTTTCCGCGGTGGTGCATCTCAATCTGCCGGTGCTTCTCACCTTCATCGCCGGGGGCCTGTGCGGACTCATGAGCTTCAGCCGAGTGCTCGCCGCGTGCTTCCGGCGCTATCCCTCGCAGACCAACGCGGTGCTCATCGGCTTCATGGCCGGATCTCTGCGCACGGTATGGCCGTGGCACAACGGCACGCTGCCCGCGCTGCCGCCGGCCATGGACGGCATGGTGCTGCTCGCATTTTTCACCTGCGCCTGCGGCGTGGCCCTGCCCCTGCTGGTGCAATACATCGCCACGAAAAAAACATTCTAG
- a CDS encoding nitroreductase family protein gives MIHIEDSRCVRCGLCARVCPLHCFHVSGEGVRIHHEEYCMHCGHCAAVCPQAAVQLDGVNPDTLAPAAPLPDADSLAALIRGRRSVREFKEQNVPEELLLKALDVARYAPTGKNLENVSWLVLEGRDVLRRAADAVADAFRGDKRLASVVLSHDRGGDPIFRGAPCAVFACAGGSYDLDIVNCSIAVSALDLLLPVMGLGGCWAGYVMRAAAMSEDVRKVMGAEDGLIPMAGLMIGVPDIRYRRIPSRRELRVRLVKGDKA, from the coding sequence ATGATACACATTGAGGATTCCCGTTGCGTCCGTTGCGGGCTGTGCGCCCGAGTCTGCCCCCTGCACTGCTTTCACGTTTCCGGCGAAGGCGTGCGCATTCACCATGAGGAATACTGCATGCACTGCGGTCACTGCGCGGCCGTCTGTCCTCAGGCCGCCGTGCAGCTGGACGGCGTGAATCCCGACACGCTCGCTCCCGCGGCTCCGCTGCCCGATGCGGACAGTCTTGCGGCGCTCATCCGCGGCCGCCGTTCCGTGCGCGAGTTCAAGGAACAGAACGTGCCGGAAGAGCTGCTGCTGAAAGCTCTGGATGTCGCTCGCTACGCGCCCACGGGCAAGAATCTGGAAAACGTGAGCTGGCTCGTGTTGGAAGGCCGGGACGTGCTGCGCCGCGCGGCTGACGCCGTGGCCGACGCCTTCCGCGGAGACAAGCGCCTCGCCAGTGTGGTGCTTTCCCACGACCGGGGCGGCGATCCCATTTTCCGCGGCGCGCCCTGCGCGGTGTTCGCCTGCGCAGGCGGCTCCTATGATCTCGACATCGTGAACTGCTCCATTGCCGTGTCCGCGCTCGATCTGCTGCTTCCCGTCATGGGCCTCGGCGGCTGCTGGGCCGGCTATGTCATGCGGGCGGCGGCCATGAGCGAAGACGTGCGCAAGGTCATGGGTGCGGAAGACGGTCTCATCCCCATGGCGGGACTCATGATCGGTGTTCCCGACATCCGCTACCGCCGCATTCCTTCCCGTCGCGAGCTGCGCGTGCGCCTGGTGAAGGGAGACAAGGCATGA
- a CDS encoding phospholipase D-like domain-containing protein, with translation MESLTVVVLGALVAVVGFVWAVFCVIHALLHKKDSQSALAWVASIMLLPFLGSLAYSLFGISRADSLAGRLLDEAARRQDSSDRILDRRLNAEEDDESLPVEWKALKVGRALTGRRMMRGNRLELLKNGEEAYPAMLEAIGQAKRMVCLSTYIFRGDDTGRAFADALEDAARRGVDVRLIVDGLGGMIYSLRKPWRKLREKGVKVQMFLPPRLWPPMFAVNLRTHRKVLACDGTVAFTGGMNIGDHHLVTLPRRGRVQDIHFRCTGPVAARLQEAFLMDWAFVSKLPTPPSLMEPEEKGASRCRLVFDGLGRSREDIHQLLCGVISAARRRVVIFTPYFIPPRELSGALVAAVQRGVQVDVILPAQNNLFYVHHASRRYQGPLARMGVRIWYQPPPFAHTKLLLVDDWYALMGSANLDPRSLFLNFELNVEVADPAFQKELSDYADEVLSRSRRMRYEDYDRAALPSKLFDSLCWLLSPYI, from the coding sequence ATGGAATCGCTGACTGTTGTCGTGCTCGGGGCGCTGGTCGCCGTTGTTGGTTTTGTCTGGGCGGTGTTCTGCGTCATACACGCGCTGCTGCATAAAAAGGATTCGCAGTCCGCTCTGGCATGGGTGGCGAGCATCATGCTGCTGCCTTTTCTGGGGAGTCTCGCGTATTCGCTTTTCGGCATCAGCCGGGCCGACAGTCTGGCCGGACGACTTCTCGACGAGGCGGCCAGAAGGCAGGATTCGTCCGACAGAATCCTGGATCGCCGTCTGAACGCCGAAGAGGACGACGAGTCTCTTCCCGTGGAATGGAAGGCTCTGAAGGTGGGCCGCGCCCTCACCGGACGCCGCATGATGCGCGGCAACCGGCTGGAACTTCTGAAGAACGGCGAAGAGGCCTATCCGGCCATGCTGGAAGCCATAGGACAGGCCAAGCGCATGGTCTGCCTGTCCACCTATATTTTCCGCGGCGACGATACGGGCCGCGCCTTTGCCGACGCGCTTGAAGATGCGGCCAGACGAGGGGTGGACGTCAGGCTCATTGTGGACGGGCTGGGCGGCATGATCTATTCGCTGCGCAAGCCGTGGCGCAAGCTGCGCGAGAAGGGCGTGAAGGTACAGATGTTTCTGCCGCCGCGCCTGTGGCCTCCCATGTTTGCCGTGAATCTGCGCACGCACCGCAAGGTGCTCGCCTGCGACGGAACCGTGGCCTTTACCGGCGGCATGAACATCGGGGATCATCATCTGGTCACGCTGCCGCGGCGCGGACGCGTGCAGGACATCCATTTTCGCTGCACCGGGCCCGTGGCCGCGCGCCTGCAGGAAGCCTTTCTCATGGACTGGGCTTTCGTGAGCAAGCTGCCCACGCCGCCTTCGCTCATGGAGCCGGAGGAGAAGGGCGCGTCCCGCTGCCGTCTGGTGTTCGACGGCCTCGGCCGCAGTCGGGAAGACATTCATCAGCTTTTGTGCGGCGTGATTTCCGCGGCCAGACGACGGGTCGTCATTTTTACGCCGTACTTCATTCCTCCGCGCGAGCTGTCCGGCGCGCTGGTGGCCGCCGTGCAGCGCGGCGTGCAGGTGGACGTCATTCTTCCGGCGCAGAACAATCTTTTCTACGTGCATCACGCTTCCCGCCGCTACCAGGGGCCGCTGGCCAGAATGGGCGTGCGCATCTGGTATCAGCCGCCGCCGTTCGCCCATACCAAGCTTCTGCTGGTGGATGACTGGTATGCGCTGATGGGGTCGGCCAATCTCGATCCGCGCAGTCTCTTTCTCAATTTTGAACTCAATGTCGAGGTGGCCGATCCGGCTTTTCAGAAGGAGCTTTCGGACTACGCCGATGAGGTGCTGTCCCGCTCGCGCCGGATGCGCTACGAAGACTATGACCGCGCCGCGCTTCCCTCGAAACTGTTTGATTCGCTGTGCTGGCTGCTCAGTCCGTATATTTGA
- a CDS encoding DUF533 domain-containing protein produces MSLFDILNSPELKSTLGSFADKAKNTASDITSKAPGGLGGLLGAGALGALLGSFVSKSVLKDAALVGAGAVAWNFYQKWSQSRGAQTEEVEVVSRQTFGGTGGASVPAPALDNTAMLMLRAMVYTARADGHIDATEQGRILNLVEQLCPGRDMSAVMNGLMSESIDPSRLAAEVRSPEQGDDLYRLSCLIVDVDHFMERSYLDGLASALHLSAERKTALEHEVAQARQQLLPG; encoded by the coding sequence ATGTCGCTGTTCGATATTCTGAATTCCCCTGAACTCAAATCCACGCTTGGTTCCTTTGCCGACAAGGCGAAGAATACGGCTTCCGATATCACTTCCAAAGCGCCCGGCGGACTCGGCGGACTGCTCGGAGCCGGGGCGCTGGGCGCGCTTCTGGGCAGCTTTGTTTCCAAGAGCGTGCTGAAGGACGCCGCCCTGGTGGGAGCGGGCGCCGTGGCCTGGAATTTTTATCAGAAGTGGAGTCAGAGCCGTGGCGCTCAGACGGAGGAAGTCGAAGTGGTTTCCCGGCAGACGTTCGGGGGAACGGGCGGAGCCTCTGTGCCCGCGCCTGCGCTGGACAATACGGCCATGCTCATGCTTCGGGCCATGGTGTACACGGCCCGGGCTGACGGGCATATCGACGCGACGGAACAGGGACGCATTCTCAATCTGGTGGAGCAGCTCTGCCCGGGCAGAGACATGTCCGCAGTCATGAATGGTCTGATGAGCGAATCCATTGATCCGTCCCGGCTGGCGGCAGAAGTGCGTTCGCCGGAGCAGGGCGACGATCTGTATCGGCTCTCCTGCCTCATTGTGGACGTCGATCATTTTATGGAACGCAGCTATCTTGACGGTCTGGCCTCGGCGTTGCATCTCTCCGCCGAGAGAAAGACGGCGCTGGAGCATGAAGTGGCGCAGGCGAGGCAGCAGCTTCTGCCGGGCTAG
- a CDS encoding lysozyme inhibitor LprI family protein — MKRASTLGVGALLVCLGTVQPCLAEEELAPGFDACMEKSGGVTMEMRMCLDQAYKYWDAELNSNYTAAMKRCGDTGDPKACKNRLRNAERLWVQYKEAMSDAIMGYEEGTMGPVLGADFLARETKKQAQELGSMAGQGE; from the coding sequence ATGAAAAGAGCGTCGACGCTGGGCGTGGGAGCGCTGCTCGTGTGTCTGGGAACCGTTCAGCCGTGCCTGGCGGAAGAAGAGCTGGCGCCGGGCTTTGACGCCTGCATGGAAAAGTCGGGGGGCGTGACGATGGAAATGCGCATGTGCCTTGACCAGGCATACAAGTACTGGGATGCCGAGCTGAACAGCAATTACACGGCGGCCATGAAGCGGTGCGGCGATACGGGTGATCCGAAGGCGTGCAAGAATCGTCTTCGCAATGCGGAACGCCTGTGGGTGCAGTACAAGGAGGCCATGTCTGACGCGATCATGGGCTATGAGGAGGGCACCATGGGACCGGTCCTCGGTGCTGATTTTCTGGCGCGGGAGACGAAAAAACAGGCGCAGGAACTGGGAAGCATGGCTGGGCAGGGCGAGTAG